AAACATGAAGAGTTTTCTGAAGCTTTTGGGGGAACAATTGTTTTTTACTCCAATTCAGCTGGATTTAAGCAGAAATTCAAATTAAAAGATCCGACAAAACCTGCGGATGTCACTTCTGAGATTACGTACCAGACCTGTGACGACAGAGTTTGTCTGGCTCCCAATACATTAGAATTCAACCAAAAAGTGACACCAAAAGGTGCAACGGAAGAGGCTGTGACTGAGGAAACTGCAGGTCCTGTAAAAGATTCGGTAAAAACAATTGAGACTGTTACTGAAAATCCAGCAAAAACTGAAGCTGCGATCACAGAAACTTCTAAACTGGATCCTAAACAGCTGAAAATTGAAACTATTGATTTCAAAAAACCGTTGACGGATTGTGGTACAGCTTCTACTAAAGTGGATGAAAACTACTGGACTTATTTATTCCTAGGGTTTATTGGCGGGTTAATCGCTTTGCTTACACCTTGCGTTTTCCCAATGATTCCACTCACCGTTTCATTCTTTACGAAAGGCAGCAAGAACAAAGCTAAAGGAAAAAGAGATGCTCTTATTTATGGGTTTTTCATCCTTCTTATCTTCGTTTTATTAAGTATTCCTTTCCACGTTATCGACGGAATTGCAGGAAATATCTTCAATGAAATTTCTACCAGCGTATGGCTGAATATTGCATTCTTCATCATATTCATTTTCTTTGCCGGAAGTTTCTTCGGATATTATGATATCACTTTACCAAGTTCAATCGCTAATAAATCTTCTAAAGCAGAAGAAGCAGGAGGACTTATTGGTATTTTCTTCATGGCATTGACATTGGTTATTGTTTCTTTCTCTTGTACAGGACCTATTTTAGGAAGTTTACTAGGAAGTGCAGTAACGGGTTCTACCAACGTTCCGATGTTATTGACATTTGCATTGGCAGGATTCGGTCTTGCGTGGGCAATCGTTTTCGGACTTTTAGCTTTATTCCCGCAAGCATTACAAAGTCTTCCGAAATCCGGAGGATGGATGAATACAGTAAAAGTAGTTTTAGGTTTTGTGGAACTGGCTTTAGCCTTGAAATTTTTATCTAAAGCAGATCTTGTTTCTAAAACATTCTTCTTAAAAAGAGAACTTTTCATCGCAATCTGGATCATCGTTGCATTAGGATTGGCATTATATTTATTAGGATTTATCAGATTCCCGCATGATGACAAAAAACCTAAAATCTCCATTACAAGAAAGATATTAGGCGTCTTGGGAATAGGTTTTGTAATCTACTTAATCCAGGGACTAATACCATCTGACCGTCCAAAACTTCAGCTGTTAAGTGGAATTTTACCTCCACTGAATGTAAGCTATTTCCATGATGAAAAGGACGGAATTTTAGGGATGCATCCGGAACACGACTTCTTCAAAGCAATAGAACTGGCAAAAAAAGAAGATAAACCCATCCTTATTGATTTCACCGGATATGGCTGTGAAAACTGTAGAAAAATGGAGGAATTTGTATGGAGTGAACCAGACATTTTGCCTATCCTTCAGAATGATGTAGTATTGGCATCTCTGTATGTGGATGACAAGGAAGAACTTCCAGAGGATCAAAAAACTAAAATTGACCTTGGTGAAGGCCAGATCAAAAAGGTAAAAACAATCGGTGACAGATGGAGCTTGTTCCAGCAGGTTAATTTTAATAATAACTCTCAGCCTCACTATGTTTTGATCACTCCAGACGGAAAAGTAATCAATACTCCTGTTTCAGGATATATGCCAAAAGAGGATTTCAAAAAATTCCTTGAATGCGGGGTGAATTTCTATAAAAAGAATAAATAAATTATTTACATATCATCTAAAAACTCACACTTTATCGTGTGAGTTTTTTATTTTAATGAATTTCGTACACCATAAAACACCAAAAGAAGTATAAATTTAATTATATTTGAATAACTATCACCAATTCAAACACATATGAAACATTATACATTTACTTTTTTGTTCCTAACCTATTCATTATTCACTGCTCAAACTGCTCCGTCCATAGAATGGCAAAAAGCGCTGGGAGGAAGCCAGGGAGAAACAGCCCATTACACCCAGCAAACTTCTGATGGCGGATACATTATGGCCGGAGATTCTTCATCAAACGACGGAGATGTTAGTGGAAACCATGGTGAGGGAGATGGATGGGTCGTAAAAATGGGGGGCAATGGAGATATACAGTGGCAGAAAGCGCTGGGAGGAAGTAATCATGATGCAATCAAATCTATCCGGCAGACTACAGACGGGGGATACATTGCAGCCGGATCTTCCAAATCCAGTGACGGAGATGCTACAGTAAACCATGGGAATTTTGATTTCTGGATAATAAAAATGGATACCAATGGAAATATACAATGGCAGAAATCTTTAGGAGGAAGTAATGTTGATGAAGCTCAATCTATTCAGCAGACTGCCGAAGGAGGATATATTGTAGTCGGAATTTCCAATTCTAATGATGGGGACGTCAGCGGGAACCAGGGAGACCAGGATTATTGGGTAGTAAAATTGGATAACACCGGAAATATACAATGGCAGAAGTCGCTGGGAGGAAGTGACAGCGACCAGGCACTTTCTGTTCAGCAAACTTTTGATGGAGGATATATTATTGCAGGAAATACCGTTTCTACAGACGGGCACATCACCGTAAGCTATGGAAACTACGATTATTGGGTGGTAAAACTTGATAGTTCCGGAAATATGCAATGGCAAAAAACACTGGGTAATATTGGAGATAATATGGGATATTCTGCACAACAGACTTTCGATGGCGGCTATATTGTAGTGGGTACTTCTTATGATCCTTCGAACATTGAAAATGGCCTTCCCGATTATTGGGTAGTAAAGCTAAATAATAACGGAGGTATTCAATGGGATAAATATCTGGGCGGAGGTGCCCACGATAGTGCCATAACAATACGTCAAACTCCTGAATGGGATTATATCGTTGGAGGCTGGACCGCCTCCAACAATGGACAGGTAACCGGAAATCATGGTTATCTGGATTATTGGATCGCAAAACTGGACAGCAATGGAAACCTGAAATGGGGGAAAACCTTGGGAGGCCCAAGCGTTGAATACTTTAGTTCTATTGAGCTAACCAGTGATAATGGCTATATTGTTTCAGGAAACACATTATCTACAAGTGGAGATGTGACGGGAAATCATGGAACAATAGATGCCTGGGTGGTGAAATTAAGTTCTGAACAATTAGGTATCTCAGAAAACCAGAAAATGAACCAGCCTAACCTCTACCCTAATCCGGCAAAAGATTTCTTTTATGTGGATCATCTTCCAAACGAAACTATTATCAGCATTACGGATATGTCAGGAAGAAAACTTTTCTCTCAAAAATATAATGAAGAAAAAATAAAG
The window above is part of the Chryseobacterium sp. MA9 genome. Proteins encoded here:
- a CDS encoding thioredoxin family protein, which translates into the protein MKFRNWFLLILLFLATGINAQIKNPVKFKFTINDLGNNQYEAVLNATMESGWHIYSKDLPEDTGIPTEYKVTGKNIELIGKFTEVGKKHEEFSEAFGGTIVFYSNSAGFKQKFKLKDPTKPADVTSEITYQTCDDRVCLAPNTLEFNQKVTPKGATEEAVTEETAGPVKDSVKTIETVTENPAKTEAAITETSKLDPKQLKIETIDFKKPLTDCGTASTKVDENYWTYLFLGFIGGLIALLTPCVFPMIPLTVSFFTKGSKNKAKGKRDALIYGFFILLIFVLLSIPFHVIDGIAGNIFNEISTSVWLNIAFFIIFIFFAGSFFGYYDITLPSSIANKSSKAEEAGGLIGIFFMALTLVIVSFSCTGPILGSLLGSAVTGSTNVPMLLTFALAGFGLAWAIVFGLLALFPQALQSLPKSGGWMNTVKVVLGFVELALALKFLSKADLVSKTFFLKRELFIAIWIIVALGLALYLLGFIRFPHDDKKPKISITRKILGVLGIGFVIYLIQGLIPSDRPKLQLLSGILPPLNVSYFHDEKDGILGMHPEHDFFKAIELAKKEDKPILIDFTGYGCENCRKMEEFVWSEPDILPILQNDVVLASLYVDDKEELPEDQKTKIDLGEGQIKKVKTIGDRWSLFQQVNFNNNSQPHYVLITPDGKVINTPVSGYMPKEDFKKFLECGVNFYKKNK
- a CDS encoding T9SS type A sorting domain-containing protein — encoded protein: MKHYTFTFLFLTYSLFTAQTAPSIEWQKALGGSQGETAHYTQQTSDGGYIMAGDSSSNDGDVSGNHGEGDGWVVKMGGNGDIQWQKALGGSNHDAIKSIRQTTDGGYIAAGSSKSSDGDATVNHGNFDFWIIKMDTNGNIQWQKSLGGSNVDEAQSIQQTAEGGYIVVGISNSNDGDVSGNQGDQDYWVVKLDNTGNIQWQKSLGGSDSDQALSVQQTFDGGYIIAGNTVSTDGHITVSYGNYDYWVVKLDSSGNMQWQKTLGNIGDNMGYSAQQTFDGGYIVVGTSYDPSNIENGLPDYWVVKLNNNGGIQWDKYLGGGAHDSAITIRQTPEWDYIVGGWTASNNGQVTGNHGYLDYWIAKLDSNGNLKWGKTLGGPSVEYFSSIELTSDNGYIVSGNTLSTSGDVTGNHGTIDAWVVKLSSEQLGISENQKMNQPNLYPNPAKDFFYVDHLPNETIISITDMSGRKLFSQKYNEEKIKINISTFSEGIYIVQIKNKDEIILSKKITVSR